From Chloracidobacterium sp. N, the proteins below share one genomic window:
- a CDS encoding RNA-guided endonuclease TnpB family protein has translation MQLTHKIALCPTPEQVDYFRRACGTARRVWNWALNEWNRQYAAGGRPNAMALKKQFNAIKYTDPQWLDENGRPWLQDIHRDAHAQPFRNLAKAWGRFFAKEGKEAHEPRLKKKGRCRDSFYVANDKFTLEGKTIRLPRIGEVAMTEELRFKGKILGATVSRTADRWFVAIQVEVPDAQFYRRRTSHEVNGSDLGIKAAATISSGEVIEAPKPLKAALRRLEIRSRRLSRKLEAARKAAGFERHARLPEGTRLPVSNNRQKSAAILARLYARIANIRADFTHKLTTRLCRENQALVIEDLNVKGMLQNEKLARAISDVGFGMLRSQLEYKARRYGTHLTIADRWYPSSRLCSNCGWKNEALTLRDRTWVCAQCGAHHDRDLNAALNLKRLATETALPVASPSSNGGAAAGTVPAAVGKVTPVKYDGGQQDASGQEENRAHFCAHS, from the coding sequence ATGCAACTAACCCACAAGATCGCTCTTTGTCCGACTCCTGAGCAAGTGGACTACTTCAGGCGCGCCTGCGGCACGGCGCGGCGTGTTTGGAACTGGGCGCTCAATGAGTGGAACAGGCAATACGCAGCAGGCGGCAGGCCAAACGCCATGGCGCTCAAAAAACAGTTCAACGCCATCAAGTACACCGACCCGCAGTGGCTCGATGAGAACGGTCGGCCTTGGTTGCAGGACATTCACCGGGATGCCCACGCCCAGCCGTTCAGGAATCTCGCCAAAGCATGGGGACGGTTCTTCGCCAAGGAGGGCAAAGAAGCGCACGAGCCACGGCTCAAGAAAAAGGGCCGTTGCCGCGACAGCTTTTATGTTGCCAACGACAAGTTCACCCTGGAAGGCAAGACGATCCGTCTGCCCAGGATCGGCGAAGTCGCCATGACCGAGGAACTGCGATTCAAAGGAAAGATACTGGGCGCAACGGTCTCCCGCACCGCGGATCGTTGGTTTGTGGCAATACAGGTCGAGGTGCCTGATGCGCAATTCTATCGGCGTCGCACGTCGCACGAGGTCAACGGCAGCGACCTGGGCATCAAGGCTGCCGCAACGATCTCCAGCGGTGAAGTCATCGAGGCGCCCAAGCCGCTCAAAGCAGCGCTGCGCCGTCTGGAAATCCGTAGCCGACGTCTCAGCCGCAAGCTGGAAGCCGCCAGGAAGGCAGCAGGATTTGAACGCCATGCCCGCCTGCCTGAAGGAACGCGCCTGCCGGTATCGAACAACCGGCAGAAGTCCGCTGCGATATTGGCAAGGCTCTATGCCCGTATTGCCAATATCCGGGCGGATTTCACCCACAAGCTCACGACTCGACTCTGCCGCGAAAACCAAGCGTTGGTGATCGAGGATTTAAACGTCAAAGGGATGCTGCAGAACGAGAAACTCGCCCGCGCCATCTCTGACGTGGGTTTTGGGATGTTGCGCTCGCAGTTGGAATACAAGGCCCGGCGCTACGGTACTCATCTTACCATCGCTGATCGCTGGTATCCAAGCAGCCGACTGTGCTCCAACTGTGGCTGGAAGAACGAGGCGCTGACATTGAGAGATCGAACATGGGTGTGTGCTCAATGTGGTGCGCACCATGACCGTGACCTCAATGCGGCGCTGAACCTGAAACGGCTGGCAACCGAAACTGCCCTACCCGTGGCGAGTCCGTCCAGCAATGGCGGCGCTGCGGCGGGGACGGTCCCCGCCGCAGTCGGGAAAGTCACGCCTGTCAAATACGACGGTGGTCAACAGGACGCGTCGGGGCAGGAAGAGAACCGTGCGCACTTTTGCGCACATTCTTGA
- a CDS encoding TonB-dependent receptor codes for MRESVRVWFGPRPWAVAGVIWLCSFLWSLTVLAGPTGTITGVVRDSGGAFISGAEVSATNLATNFTRTAITNASGRYVIAELLPGDYRLEVKRDGFQTAVETRVVVNVEAIVAKDFTLVAGAISETITVESDSDLVNRESGAVGTVIERKFVENLPLNGRSFQALIELTPGVVLATPSIFSTGQFSINGQRTNANYFMVDGVSANFGAAVTAQSFQQGAGTQPALTILGSTSSLVPADAMQEFRVQTSSFAAEYGRTPGGQISISTRSGSNDFTGSLFHYFRNEKLDANDWFNNRNGLPRLPLRLNQFGGTFGGPIRIPGLYDGRNRSFFFATYEGLRLLVPGTVFAARVPSLAARQSAPEPFRSVLNAFPRPNAPAEPGDPADAARYITGISDPSEIDTVNLRFDQKFGQSANLFFTFLNSPSGSRFRSFPSQENAFERNNRSLTGGLTWAIRPNLVLDVRLNFGRSRGNFDFRGVERDGAVLPPDSLVFPSFAPRATTAVSLQTIPGVSGVSAANLTQGRTLGQLQRQFNLVGSVTYIVGNHEIKVGADYRLLRPIQDTRSLSISYVFGTVASRATGVPTSISIQAFAPVTGFRIHNFSSFVQDTWRIRPRLTLTFGLRHDLNPPLAGERLPFSIDGLENPLTARLAPAGARQWRTRYTDFAPRLGVAYQFAERSGSALEQVFGGWILRGGYGIFYDLGTGTALRGFNSFPYNTFRTITNPAQLRFPANEADLQPPPFLDPNNLPINASFFVFDRNLRLPYTHHWNVTLERAIGRHNAITISYVGAAARRLLRAEQLRNYNEAFARQNFGLDRPVIVINPAVFGPAPSASPAAGSPVSVTRNATASNYNALQMQYRRRLSRGLQALASYTWSKSIDDVSDEVFQGIPLEGFNQRLERGPSSFDIRHTFTAAATYDLPTLTQQPFVKALIGGWSINGIFRARSGAPLNVISQSFDVFNIGTTRRVDRVPGQPVFISDRNAPGGRRLNPAAFAEPARNRQGTLGRNSLRWLAATQWDLSVRRTFNFGERLRLQFATDFFNAFNQANFTPPSPTRLPNGTLVGNGEASSMLGRALAGVGATATRQTSPSNGFNQLFQFGSPRSIQFSLRLLF; via the coding sequence ATGCGTGAAAGCGTACGTGTCTGGTTTGGGCCGCGCCCCTGGGCCGTGGCCGGCGTGATCTGGCTGTGCAGCTTCCTGTGGAGCCTGACCGTACTGGCCGGGCCGACGGGCACCATCACCGGCGTTGTGCGGGACAGCGGCGGCGCGTTCATCAGTGGCGCGGAAGTCTCCGCCACGAATCTGGCGACCAACTTCACCCGTACGGCCATAACCAACGCCTCCGGGCGCTACGTCATTGCCGAACTGCTGCCCGGCGACTACCGGCTGGAAGTCAAACGCGACGGTTTTCAGACGGCCGTGGAAACGCGGGTGGTCGTCAACGTCGAGGCCATCGTCGCCAAGGACTTCACGCTCGTGGCCGGGGCGATCAGCGAAACCATCACGGTCGAAAGTGACAGCGATCTGGTCAACCGCGAGTCGGGCGCCGTCGGTACGGTGATTGAACGCAAGTTCGTCGAAAACCTGCCGCTCAACGGACGCAGTTTTCAGGCACTCATCGAGCTGACGCCGGGGGTCGTGCTGGCGACGCCAAGCATTTTTTCGACCGGGCAGTTCAGCATCAACGGACAGCGTACCAACGCCAACTACTTCATGGTGGATGGCGTCAGCGCCAATTTCGGGGCGGCCGTCACCGCGCAGTCCTTCCAGCAGGGCGCCGGGACGCAGCCGGCGCTGACGATTCTGGGAAGCACCAGCAGCCTCGTCCCGGCCGACGCCATGCAGGAATTCCGCGTCCAGACCTCCAGCTTTGCCGCTGAATACGGCCGGACGCCGGGCGGACAGATTTCCATCTCAACCCGCAGCGGTAGCAATGATTTCACCGGCTCGCTGTTTCATTACTTCCGCAATGAAAAGCTCGATGCCAACGACTGGTTCAACAACCGCAACGGACTCCCACGGTTGCCACTGCGGTTGAATCAGTTTGGCGGGACCTTTGGCGGCCCTATTCGGATTCCGGGGCTGTATGACGGACGCAACCGGTCATTTTTCTTTGCTACGTACGAAGGGCTGCGGCTGCTTGTGCCGGGGACGGTGTTTGCGGCCCGCGTGCCGTCGCTGGCGGCCCGCCAGTCCGCGCCGGAGCCGTTCCGGTCCGTGCTCAATGCTTTTCCACGTCCGAATGCGCCGGCAGAACCTGGCGACCCGGCCGATGCGGCGCGCTACATCACCGGAATTTCCGATCCATCGGAAATTGACACGGTCAACCTGCGCTTCGACCAGAAGTTCGGGCAGTCAGCCAACCTGTTTTTCACCTTCCTGAACTCGCCTTCCGGGAGCCGCTTCCGGTCGTTTCCGAGCCAGGAAAACGCCTTCGAGCGCAACAACCGCAGTCTGACCGGCGGCCTGACCTGGGCCATCCGTCCCAATCTGGTGCTGGATGTGCGGCTCAACTTCGGGCGTTCACGCGGCAACTTCGACTTTCGGGGCGTCGAGCGCGACGGCGCGGTGCTGCCGCCGGATTCGCTCGTCTTTCCGTCTTTTGCGCCCCGCGCCACAACGGCCGTAAGCCTCCAGACCATTCCCGGTGTGTCAGGTGTTTCGGCGGCCAACCTCACGCAGGGACGCACGCTGGGGCAGCTTCAGCGCCAGTTCAACCTGGTGGGCAGTGTGACCTACATTGTCGGCAACCACGAAATCAAGGTCGGCGCGGACTATCGGCTGCTGCGCCCCATTCAGGATACGCGGTCGCTTTCCATCAGCTATGTCTTTGGTACTGTGGCGAGCCGGGCCACAGGCGTCCCGACCTCGATTTCCATTCAGGCGTTTGCGCCGGTCACGGGTTTCCGCATCCACAACTTTTCATCGTTCGTGCAGGATACGTGGCGCATCCGGCCGCGTCTGACGCTCACTTTCGGGTTGCGTCATGACCTCAATCCGCCGCTGGCCGGCGAGCGTTTGCCCTTCTCCATTGACGGGCTGGAAAACCCGCTCACGGCCAGGCTGGCTCCGGCCGGCGCGCGCCAGTGGCGGACGCGCTACACGGATTTTGCCCCCCGGCTGGGCGTGGCCTACCAGTTTGCCGAACGTTCCGGTTCGGCGCTGGAGCAGGTCTTCGGCGGCTGGATTCTGCGCGGCGGTTACGGGATATTTTACGACCTCGGAACCGGCACGGCGCTGCGTGGGTTCAACAGCTTTCCCTACAATACCTTCAGGACGATTACGAACCCGGCCCAACTCCGCTTTCCGGCCAACGAAGCCGACCTTCAGCCGCCGCCGTTTCTTGATCCCAACAACCTGCCTATCAACGCCAGCTTTTTCGTCTTTGACCGAAACCTGCGCCTGCCCTATACGCACCACTGGAACGTGACGCTCGAACGCGCCATCGGGCGCCACAATGCCATCACCATTTCGTATGTCGGCGCGGCGGCGCGGCGGCTGTTGCGCGCCGAACAACTGCGGAACTACAACGAAGCCTTTGCCCGGCAGAACTTCGGGTTGGACCGTCCGGTGATTGTCATCAACCCGGCCGTGTTTGGCCCGGCGCCTTCGGCTTCGCCAGCCGCCGGCTCACCGGTTAGTGTCACCCGCAATGCGACGGCATCAAACTACAACGCCCTGCAGATGCAATACCGGCGGCGGTTGTCACGGGGTCTTCAGGCGCTGGCTTCGTACACCTGGTCCAAGTCCATTGATGACGTGTCGGATGAGGTCTTTCAGGGTATTCCGCTGGAGGGTTTCAACCAGCGCCTGGAGCGCGGCCCGTCAAGTTTTGACATCCGGCACACCTTTACGGCGGCTGCAACCTATGACCTGCCGACCCTGACGCAGCAGCCCTTCGTGAAGGCGCTCATCGGGGGGTGGTCCATCAACGGCATTTTCCGGGCGCGTTCCGGGGCGCCGCTCAACGTCATTTCCCAGTCCTTTGATGTCTTCAACATCGGGACGACACGCCGCGTTGACCGCGTTCCGGGGCAGCCGGTGTTTATCAGCGACCGGAATGCGCCGGGTGGCCGGCGGCTGAACCCGGCGGCCTTTGCCGAGCCGGCCCGCAACCGGCAGGGGACACTGGGCCGCAACAGCCTGCGCTGGCTGGCTGCGACGCAGTGGGACCTTTCCGTTCGCCGTACGTTCAACTTCGGCGAGCGCCTGCGGTTGCAGTTTGCGACGGATTTCTTCAATGCCTTCAACCAGGCGAACTTCACGCCGCCCAGCCCGACGCGCCTGCCCAACGGCACCCTGGTGGGCAACGGAGAGGCGTCGAGTATGCTGGGGCGGGCGCTGGCGGGCGTTGGCGCAACGGCCACCCGGCAGACGAGTCCGTCCAACGGTTTCAACCAGCTTTTCCAGTTTGGCAGCCCGCGCTCGATTCAGTTCTCGTTGCGCCTGCTGTTTTAG
- a CDS encoding protein kinase domain-containing protein yields MASDQTRALAEDHQGRLWVGTWGDGLSRLDDEREGGYFTHFRHHPRQADTLGHDFIWQMMRDQAGTLWVGTDFGGLNQVVEQRFIVHDANPDRPDHLTDSLVWSLVEDPAGNLWVGTNQGLNRLDARERVTRYPAGAQAGQLRHGIVGALLATQEGTLWVGTERGGLHRLAAPYRRFTRLRHQPDQPTSLSDDWVHALCETRDGTLWVGTQRGLDRIDPHTQTVLERLPPHPDEPRLDAIWAIQEDPSGALWLGTEQGLRRWHPVTHQENRYQHDPSRADSLTHDWVLTLHLDRQGRLWAGTPGGLNRFQPDHGNFVRYTTADGLPNNVINAILEDDAGHLWLGTNQGLCRFDPQTGACRTFDTRDGLPANEISTAARWRDAAGWLHFGTTAGFFSFHPSQVVDNTFLPPVAITSFRIFDRPITSFAATQRLTLTHRENFFAFEFAALNFITPEKNRYAYRLEGFDRDWVDCGTRRYAGYTNLDPGDYVFHVRAANNDGKWNEQGLRVHLRVLPPPWRTGWAYALYALAGLGLVTGLYRARVRRWRTQAAWRETQLQMQAAEAAAQAAQSAREAADARARAAEAQAQATEVEARAARQLAARNRELEARNAELIASQRRADRMFSALADALPGTTLDDKYRLDEKIGAGGFGAVFRGTHLGLGHAIAVKVFKPVAGNDSAEALERFHREGVAISRLDHPNIVRVLDSGLSHDGIAYLVMELLTGRPLSHELPGRLSLLRTIRLLIPVCRALAEAHRHGIIHRDIKPDNVFLHRTSRGEMVKVVDFGIAKLVGAEAGDAHLTASGTIIGTPTYMAPERVAGKPHDGKADVYSVGVMAYEMLAGRLPFPATESNPFAVLLAHLNDAPPPLDQLAPHLPADLTRLVAQTLSKDPAERPSAADLATALTELARGLPPARLTTAEPYRRQETPTRSGEPATRLLAADTGDHGAATCQDVTVSQSPLITRPGAAPESTPTLMADEPAEQGRQPPQDGRPHHAPATDLPPPA; encoded by the coding sequence CTGGCGAGTGACCAGACACGCGCCCTGGCCGAGGACCACCAGGGCCGGCTCTGGGTGGGCACGTGGGGGGACGGACTCAGCCGCCTGGACGATGAACGGGAGGGCGGATACTTCACTCACTTCCGACACCATCCACGCCAGGCGGACACGCTGGGACACGACTTCATCTGGCAGATGATGCGCGACCAGGCGGGAACGCTGTGGGTCGGAACCGACTTCGGGGGACTGAATCAGGTCGTCGAGCAGCGCTTCATCGTTCACGATGCCAACCCGGACCGCCCCGATCACCTCACCGATAGCCTCGTCTGGTCACTGGTGGAAGACCCGGCTGGCAACCTCTGGGTGGGCACCAACCAGGGGCTGAACCGGCTGGACGCACGCGAGCGCGTGACACGCTACCCGGCCGGCGCCCAGGCCGGCCAACTCCGCCATGGCATCGTAGGCGCGCTGCTCGCCACACAGGAGGGCACGCTCTGGGTCGGCACGGAACGGGGTGGACTCCATCGCCTCGCCGCGCCGTACCGTCGCTTCACCCGTCTGCGTCATCAGCCCGACCAGCCAACCAGCCTGAGTGATGACTGGGTTCACGCCCTCTGTGAAACACGCGACGGGACACTGTGGGTCGGGACGCAGCGCGGTCTCGACCGCATTGATCCGCACACTCAAACCGTTCTGGAGCGGCTCCCACCGCATCCCGACGAACCCCGGCTGGATGCCATCTGGGCTATTCAGGAAGACCCCTCCGGCGCGCTCTGGCTGGGCACCGAACAGGGCCTCCGCCGGTGGCACCCCGTCACCCACCAGGAAAACCGCTATCAGCACGATCCCAGCCGCGCCGACAGCCTGACCCACGACTGGGTGCTGACCCTGCACCTCGACCGCCAGGGAAGACTCTGGGCCGGCACGCCCGGCGGACTCAACCGTTTCCAGCCTGACCATGGAAACTTCGTCCGCTACACCACGGCTGACGGACTCCCCAACAATGTCATCAACGCCATCCTGGAAGACGATGCCGGGCACCTCTGGCTGGGCACCAACCAGGGCCTCTGCCGGTTTGATCCCCAGACCGGAGCCTGCCGTACGTTCGACACCCGGGACGGACTGCCGGCCAACGAAATCAGCACTGCCGCCCGGTGGCGCGACGCCGCCGGCTGGCTGCACTTTGGCACGACCGCCGGTTTTTTCTCATTTCATCCCTCCCAGGTCGTGGACAACACCTTTCTCCCCCCGGTCGCCATCACCAGCTTTCGGATTTTTGACCGCCCCATCACCAGCTTCGCCGCGACCCAGCGCCTGACGCTGACCCACCGTGAGAACTTCTTTGCCTTTGAGTTTGCCGCCCTGAATTTCATCACACCGGAGAAAAACCGGTACGCCTACCGGCTGGAAGGCTTTGACCGGGACTGGGTGGACTGTGGAACCCGGCGCTACGCCGGTTATACGAATCTCGACCCCGGAGACTACGTCTTCCACGTTCGCGCTGCGAACAACGACGGCAAGTGGAACGAGCAGGGACTGCGCGTCCACCTGCGGGTGCTGCCGCCCCCCTGGCGGACGGGCTGGGCCTATGCCCTTTATGCCCTCGCCGGACTGGGGCTGGTGACAGGACTGTACCGGGCGCGGGTGCGCCGCTGGCGTACCCAGGCGGCCTGGCGTGAAACGCAGCTCCAGATGCAGGCCGCAGAAGCCGCCGCCCAGGCGGCCCAGTCCGCCCGGGAGGCCGCCGATGCCCGCGCCCGGGCCGCGGAAGCCCAGGCGCAGGCCACCGAGGTTGAGGCGCGGGCCGCCCGCCAACTGGCCGCGCGCAACCGTGAACTGGAAGCCCGCAACGCGGAACTCATTGCCTCCCAGCGTCGGGCCGACCGCATGTTTTCCGCCCTGGCGGACGCCCTTCCCGGAACGACCCTCGATGACAAATACCGGCTCGATGAGAAAATTGGCGCCGGCGGTTTTGGCGCCGTCTTCCGGGGAACGCACCTTGGGCTGGGTCACGCCATCGCCGTCAAGGTCTTCAAGCCTGTCGCCGGAAACGACAGTGCCGAGGCGCTGGAACGCTTCCACCGCGAAGGCGTCGCCATTTCACGCCTTGACCACCCCAACATCGTGCGCGTCCTGGACTCCGGGCTGTCCCACGACGGCATTGCCTATCTCGTCATGGAGCTGCTGACGGGACGCCCGCTCAGCCACGAACTGCCCGGACGCCTGAGCCTGCTGCGGACCATCAGGCTGCTGATTCCCGTTTGTCGCGCCCTGGCTGAAGCCCACCGGCACGGCATCATCCACCGCGACATCAAGCCGGATAATGTCTTCCTGCACCGGACATCGCGGGGTGAAATGGTCAAGGTGGTGGATTTTGGCATTGCCAAGCTGGTCGGGGCCGAGGCCGGGGACGCTCACCTGACGGCCTCCGGCACGATTATCGGCACCCCCACCTACATGGCGCCGGAGCGGGTCGCCGGAAAGCCCCACGACGGAAAAGCGGATGTCTATAGCGTGGGCGTGATGGCATATGAAATGCTGGCCGGCCGGCTTCCCTTCCCGGCTACGGAAAGCAACCCGTTTGCCGTGCTGCTGGCACACCTGAATGACGCGCCGCCACCCCTCGACCAGCTCGCGCCGCACCTCCCGGCAGACCTCACCCGCCTTGTTGCGCAGACACTCTCCAAGGACCCTGCCGAGCGCCCCTCGGCCGCTGACCTGGCCACGGCACTGACCGAACTTGCCCGGGGACTCCCCCCGGCCCGGCTCACGACGGCGGAACCTTACCGGCGCCAGGAGACACCCACCCGGAGCGGCGAACCGGCAACGCGGCTGCTCGCCGCCGACACGGGCGACCACGGGGCGGCCACCTGCCAGGACGTGACGGTGTCCCAGAGTCCGCTCATCACCCGTCCGGGCGCCGCGCCGGAGTCCACTCCGACCCTGATGGCCGATGAACCGGCGGAACAGGGACGCCAGCCACCACAGGACGGGCGTCCCCACCACGCCCCAGCCACGGACCTGCCCCCCCCAGCCTAA